One genomic window of Nitrospirota bacterium includes the following:
- a CDS encoding aminoacyl-tRNA hydrolase, translated as MRLIVGLGNPGDRYAQTRHNVGSRTLERAAARWAIPLKPIGVARQGRGLVGPPDKRVDVTLALPLAWMNQSGPAVKAMVEALGLSAEQLPDHVIVVHDDLDLPLGRLRIKCRGGPGGHNGILSLITTLDTDEFCRVKLGVGRPPVGIEAADYVLAPFLADEGPQVDAMIEQAVLALECLLAEGVAVAMNQFNAKEPMADGE; from the coding sequence TTGCGTCTGATTGTAGGGCTCGGCAATCCTGGCGATCGCTATGCGCAGACCCGGCACAATGTCGGGTCTCGGACGTTGGAGCGCGCGGCGGCACGCTGGGCGATCCCGCTCAAGCCGATCGGAGTTGCACGCCAAGGCCGCGGCCTGGTTGGGCCGCCGGACAAGCGGGTAGACGTGACCCTGGCCTTGCCCCTCGCCTGGATGAATCAATCCGGGCCCGCCGTCAAGGCGATGGTGGAGGCCCTCGGTCTTTCCGCCGAGCAGTTGCCCGACCACGTGATTGTCGTCCACGACGACCTCGATCTGCCGCTGGGGCGCCTGCGCATCAAGTGCCGTGGAGGTCCCGGCGGTCATAACGGCATCCTCTCCCTCATCACCACCCTGGACACGGACGAGTTTTGTCGGGTGAAGCTCGGCGTCGGACGCCCGCCCGTCGGGATCGAGGCGGCCGACTATGTGCTGGCTCCATTTTTGGCGGACGAAGGGCCTCAAGTCGACGCGATGATCGAGCAAGCCGTGCTGGCGCTGGAGTGTCTGCTGGCCGAGGGCGTTGCGGTGGCCATGAATCAATTTAACGCCAAAGAGCCGATGGCTGATGGCGAATAG
- a CDS encoding 50S ribosomal protein L25 yields MKFDLTAEVREKAGKGAARQLRRSGKVPAVLYGEGECLLLTLDPTAVIKVLRGHAGSTALINLSLTGAASKPNRTALLREYQVDPVSGELLHVDLFEISMSKPIRVKVPVSVVGGMPAGVKEGGVLHHNLRELHIECLPAALPDAIEVDASNLAIGQGVHVKELTVIAGVKVLDEAEQMVVSVVAPISEAKLEALLTSGAGAEEGKEPEVIGKGKEEGAEGAEKAAAPGGEAKAGEKGEKKEAAAGAKAGEKKEGGKEEKKK; encoded by the coding sequence ATGAAATTCGACTTGACGGCAGAGGTCAGAGAAAAAGCGGGTAAGGGGGCGGCCCGTCAGTTGCGGCGGAGCGGCAAGGTGCCGGCCGTGCTCTACGGTGAAGGGGAATGTCTCCTGCTGACGCTGGACCCGACGGCGGTGATCAAGGTTCTGCGCGGCCATGCCGGCAGCACGGCGCTTATCAACCTGAGCCTCACAGGGGCTGCGTCCAAACCCAATCGGACCGCGCTCCTGCGGGAGTATCAGGTCGATCCGGTGTCCGGCGAGTTGTTGCACGTGGACCTGTTCGAAATCTCCATGAGCAAGCCGATCCGGGTCAAGGTGCCCGTCAGCGTCGTGGGGGGCATGCCGGCCGGCGTGAAGGAAGGCGGGGTGCTGCACCACAATTTGCGCGAGTTGCACATCGAGTGCTTGCCCGCCGCGCTGCCGGACGCGATCGAAGTGGACGCCTCGAACCTGGCCATCGGCCAGGGCGTGCACGTGAAGGAGTTGACGGTGATCGCAGGCGTCAAGGTTCTGGACGAGGCCGAACAGATGGTCGTGAGCGTGGTCGCGCCGATCTCCGAAGCCAAGCTGGAAGCGTTGTTGACCAGCGGCGCCGGGGCGGAAGAAGGCAAGGAGCCGGAAGTCATCGGCAAGGGCAAGGAAGAAGGGGCGGAAGGGGCCGAGAAGGCGGCTGCGCCCGGTGGTGAAGCCAAGGCCGGTGAGAAGGGCGAGAAGAAGGAAGCGGCCGCCGGCGCCAAGGCCGGTGAGAAGAAAGAAGGGGGCAAGGAGGAAAAGAAGAAGTAG
- a CDS encoding ribose-phosphate pyrophosphokinase yields the protein MEKTLKLFSGNSNPALAKEICGYLGIALGEATVSSFSDGEIRVRIEENVRGADVFVMQSCCPPVNTAILELLIMIDALKRSSAYRITAVIPYFGYARQDRKDQPRVPITAKLMADLITTAGADRVLTMDLHAGQIQGFFNIPVDHLYALPVLLDYISKQGGEDLTVVSPDAGGVERARAFAKRLQAQLAIIDKRREGPNNAQVMNIIGDVEGRNALLLDDMIDTAGTIVQGAQACADKGARNVWAGCTHPVLSGPALERLQASCLTEVVVTNTIPLNGKEQQCPKLRVLSVAPLLGEAITRIHAEESVSSLFA from the coding sequence ATGGAAAAGACGCTGAAGTTGTTTTCCGGGAACTCGAACCCGGCTTTAGCCAAGGAAATTTGCGGGTATCTGGGCATCGCCCTCGGTGAGGCGACGGTCTCCTCCTTCAGCGACGGAGAGATTCGGGTCCGGATCGAGGAAAACGTCCGGGGCGCCGACGTATTCGTCATGCAGTCCTGCTGCCCCCCGGTCAATACGGCGATCCTCGAACTCTTGATCATGATCGACGCGCTCAAGCGCTCCTCGGCCTATCGGATCACGGCGGTGATTCCCTACTTCGGCTACGCCCGGCAGGACCGCAAGGATCAGCCGCGGGTGCCGATCACCGCCAAGTTGATGGCGGATTTGATCACGACGGCGGGCGCCGACCGGGTACTGACGATGGACCTGCACGCGGGGCAGATTCAGGGATTTTTCAACATCCCGGTGGATCATCTCTATGCCCTGCCGGTCTTGCTGGATTACATCAGCAAACAGGGGGGCGAGGATTTGACCGTGGTGTCGCCGGACGCCGGCGGAGTGGAGCGGGCGCGGGCCTTCGCCAAGCGTCTCCAGGCACAACTGGCGATCATCGACAAGCGGCGCGAGGGGCCGAACAACGCCCAGGTCATGAACATCATCGGCGACGTCGAAGGACGCAATGCCTTGTTGCTGGACGATATGATCGACACGGCCGGCACGATCGTGCAGGGCGCCCAGGCCTGCGCGGACAAAGGAGCTCGAAACGTTTGGGCCGGCTGTACCCATCCGGTCCTGTCCGGTCCGGCGTTGGAGCGGTTGCAGGCCTCGTGTCTGACGGAAGTCGTGGTGACGAATACGATCCCGTTGAACGGGAAAGAACAACAGTGCCCCAAGTTGCGGGTGCTGTCGGTAGCGCCCCTATTGGGCGAAGCCATTACCAGAATCCACGCGGAGGAATCAGTCAGCTCGCTCTTTGCGTAA
- the ispE gene encoding 4-(cytidine 5'-diphospho)-2-C-methyl-D-erythritol kinase, giving the protein MMNSSMGERTVLVRAPAKVNLILRVLDRRPDGYHNLWSLMHTVGLEDDLHVRLMTEPAGASLVQLACDDPTLPTDGRNLVRRAAEMVLEQAAAQGRPIQAVDIHLTKRIPMGGGLGGGSSDAAATIVALNHLLGLGWSVSEMAKLGESLGSDVPFFLFAPCARVRGRGEDVAPLTLAGTRWVVLVNPGFPIETRWAYQRLAESRRGVRPLSAALVKLVGRDRLSWSEVVPLMENDFEGALAPAHPALSALKTELLLAGAEGALLSGSGATVFGIFHDEATAVRARDLVGRSEGRRAFAAPAGIGPLTCG; this is encoded by the coding sequence ATGATGAATAGCAGCATGGGCGAGCGAACGGTGCTGGTCCGGGCTCCGGCCAAGGTGAACCTAATCCTCCGGGTCCTGGACCGGCGGCCCGACGGATACCATAACCTCTGGTCCCTCATGCATACGGTGGGCTTGGAGGACGACCTGCATGTTCGGCTCATGACGGAGCCCGCTGGTGCATCCCTGGTCCAGCTTGCCTGCGACGATCCGACTCTGCCGACGGACGGGCGCAATCTGGTCCGGCGCGCCGCCGAGATGGTGCTGGAGCAGGCGGCGGCGCAGGGCCGCCCGATCCAGGCGGTGGACATTCATCTGACCAAGCGGATTCCGATGGGCGGGGGGCTCGGCGGGGGCAGCAGCGACGCCGCGGCAACCATCGTGGCGTTGAATCACCTGCTGGGCCTCGGCTGGTCCGTCAGCGAAATGGCCAAGCTGGGGGAGTCGCTGGGCAGCGATGTGCCGTTCTTTTTATTTGCGCCTTGCGCCCGGGTGCGGGGTCGGGGCGAGGACGTGGCCCCGTTGACGCTGGCCGGTACGCGATGGGTCGTGTTGGTGAACCCGGGGTTTCCCATCGAGACGCGCTGGGCCTACCAGCGCCTGGCCGAGTCGCGCCGCGGGGTGCGGCCGCTCTCGGCGGCGCTCGTCAAGCTCGTGGGGCGCGACCGGCTGTCGTGGAGCGAGGTGGTGCCGCTGATGGAGAACGATTTCGAAGGCGCCTTGGCCCCGGCCCACCCGGCCCTCTCCGCGCTCAAGACGGAGTTGCTGCTCGCCGGGGCGGAAGGGGCGTTGCTGTCCGGAAGCGGAGCCACCGTCTTCGGCATTTTTCATGACGAGGCGACGGCGGTTCGCGCCAGGGATCTGGTGGGCCGGTCCGAGGGCCGCCGGGCCTTTGCGGCTCCGGCCGGAATAGGCCCTCTGACCTGCGGCTAG
- a CDS encoding sigma-54-dependent Fis family transcriptional regulator: MEKILIVDDEQSMRDVLSIMLKRAGYAVTVAADGEEAVAQLGKDIFDLVITDLKMPKVGGLDVLKAVKDSSPDTVVLVITAFASTETAVEAMKRGAYDYLTKPFQVDEVQLIIRNALEKRRLSTENMLLKRELASQSSFAQIVGQSDAMQKVFDMVRKVADSKSNVLICGESGTGKELVARAIHYNSARSRLPFVAINCGALPEPLLESELFGHMKGSFTGAVSNKAGLFEVANGGTIFLDEIGETTPTMQVKLLRVIQEREFRRVGGTRDLKVDVRIVAATNKDLEKAVADGSFREDLYYRLDVIPINLPPLRMRAGDIPLLAKHFLERFAKASSKPVPELTSGAMHLLLEHEWRGNVREMENLIERAVAFASGPQITEEDINSWLHRPAAQPQAGYPTDLPTDGLDLEELINRIEKDLLLKALERARWVKKKAARLLKLNTRSFRYRLEKYAIKGGRDE, encoded by the coding sequence GTGGAAAAGATCCTGATCGTTGACGACGAACAGAGTATGCGGGATGTGCTGAGCATCATGCTCAAGCGCGCGGGGTATGCCGTGACGGTCGCCGCCGACGGGGAGGAAGCCGTTGCCCAGTTGGGCAAGGACATCTTCGACCTGGTCATCACCGACCTCAAGATGCCGAAGGTGGGCGGGTTGGACGTGCTCAAGGCCGTCAAGGATTCGTCCCCGGACACGGTGGTGCTGGTCATCACCGCGTTTGCGTCCACCGAGACCGCGGTCGAGGCGATGAAGCGGGGCGCGTACGACTACCTGACCAAGCCGTTCCAGGTGGACGAAGTCCAGTTGATCATCCGCAATGCCCTGGAGAAGCGGCGGCTCTCGACCGAAAACATGTTGCTCAAGCGGGAACTGGCCAGCCAGTCCTCGTTTGCCCAGATCGTGGGGCAGAGCGATGCGATGCAGAAGGTGTTCGACATGGTCCGCAAGGTGGCGGACAGCAAGAGCAACGTGCTGATCTGCGGAGAAAGCGGGACGGGCAAGGAGTTGGTGGCCCGCGCGATCCACTACAACAGCGCGCGCAGCCGGCTCCCCTTCGTCGCCATCAACTGCGGGGCCTTGCCGGAGCCGTTGTTGGAAAGCGAGTTGTTCGGACACATGAAGGGCTCGTTCACGGGGGCGGTGTCCAACAAGGCCGGCTTGTTCGAGGTCGCCAACGGCGGGACCATTTTTTTGGACGAGATCGGCGAAACCACGCCGACCATGCAGGTCAAGCTCCTGCGGGTCATTCAGGAGCGCGAGTTTCGCCGGGTCGGCGGGACCCGCGACCTGAAAGTGGACGTGCGCATCGTCGCGGCCACCAACAAGGATCTGGAGAAGGCGGTGGCGGACGGCAGCTTCCGCGAAGACCTTTATTACCGGCTGGACGTGATCCCGATCAATTTACCGCCCTTGCGCATGCGCGCGGGAGATATCCCCTTGCTGGCCAAACATTTTCTGGAGCGGTTCGCCAAGGCGAGCAGCAAGCCGGTCCCGGAGCTGACCTCCGGGGCCATGCATCTGCTGCTGGAACATGAATGGCGGGGCAACGTGCGGGAGATGGAAAACCTCATCGAGCGGGCGGTCGCGTTCGCCTCCGGCCCTCAGATTACGGAGGAGGACATCAACAGTTGGCTCCACCGGCCGGCGGCCCAGCCCCAGGCCGGCTATCCCACCGATCTGCCGACGGACGGGCTGGATTTGGAAGAGCTGATCAACCGTATCGAAAAGGATCTTTTGCTCAAAGCCCTGGAACGGGCCCGGTGGGTCAAGAAGAAAGCGGCGCGGCTGTTGAAACTCAATACCCGTTCCTTCCGCTATCGCCTCGAGAAGTATGCCATCAAAGGCGGCCGGGACGAGTGA
- a CDS encoding PAS domain S-box protein, which produces MEDLRGKLHWLMGLRVVVVTLLLGLSLAFQIAKGELVFTFYALIVFTYAITIAYALALRYVTEPQALRPFASFQVGMDLLLETFLVASTGGIESPFSPLYVITVALASLILRRRGGLITAGVSVILFGVLTNIQLYGLLAGRGWLLHSRLSAAEAIQTLSLNGLALVLVGWLSGTLAEQLRRTGQSLIEKEQGLLRLQAFHENVVQSISSGLFAADPEGRITSFNRAAREVTGYTLEAVLGRPWWEVFDWQQGDLFDTVPATLAAPHTFEAEGKRADGTRLVLGMTLSPLTEQGVQTGMVGMFKDLTQIRDMEEEMRRREWLATLGEMSAGMAHEIRNPLAALAGAMQMLRRDVVLEETNARLMDIAVREATRLDAIITEFLLYARPPALNLKECDVNEVLSETLDLVRHQAASRTDIQITPHLRPGPMTARVDPDQIKQVFWNLATNAFEAMPAGGQLTISTGRRWVGAGARSGDVIEIAFHDTGEGIKSDALDKIFLPFFTTKRDGSGLGLAAVHRIVDLHGGWIRVDSQEGKGSRFVVCLPVSAQEGPRLWHEGREPWSREPWKRS; this is translated from the coding sequence ATGGAAGACCTGCGGGGCAAGCTGCATTGGTTGATGGGCCTGCGGGTGGTGGTGGTGACGCTGCTGCTCGGGCTCTCGCTGGCCTTCCAGATCGCCAAGGGCGAGCTGGTGTTCACGTTTTACGCCCTGATCGTCTTCACCTATGCGATCACGATCGCCTATGCGCTGGCGCTCCGGTATGTGACCGAACCCCAGGCGCTCCGGCCCTTCGCCTCCTTTCAGGTGGGGATGGATCTGCTGCTGGAGACGTTTCTGGTCGCCAGCACCGGGGGCATCGAAAGCCCGTTTTCCCCGCTGTACGTCATCACCGTCGCCCTGGCAAGCTTGATCCTCCGACGCCGGGGCGGACTGATCACGGCCGGGGTCTCGGTGATTCTGTTCGGCGTGCTCACCAACATCCAGCTCTACGGGCTCCTGGCGGGCCGCGGATGGCTGCTGCACAGCCGGCTGTCCGCGGCGGAAGCCATCCAGACGCTGTCGTTGAACGGCCTGGCCCTGGTCCTGGTGGGCTGGCTCAGCGGGACGTTGGCCGAACAGCTCCGGCGCACCGGCCAATCGCTGATCGAAAAGGAGCAAGGGCTGCTCCGCCTGCAGGCATTCCACGAAAACGTCGTGCAAAGCATCAGCAGCGGCTTGTTTGCCGCAGATCCGGAGGGACGAATCACCTCGTTCAACCGCGCGGCGCGGGAGGTGACCGGGTATACTCTGGAGGCGGTGTTGGGCCGGCCCTGGTGGGAGGTCTTTGATTGGCAACAGGGAGATCTCTTCGACACGGTCCCGGCCACCCTGGCTGCGCCGCACACGTTCGAAGCGGAGGGGAAGCGCGCCGACGGCACCCGGCTGGTGCTGGGCATGACCCTGTCGCCTCTGACGGAGCAGGGGGTCCAGACCGGCATGGTCGGGATGTTCAAGGATTTGACCCAGATCCGGGATATGGAGGAGGAGATGCGCCGCCGGGAATGGCTGGCCACACTGGGCGAAATGTCGGCCGGCATGGCGCACGAGATCCGCAATCCCCTGGCTGCGCTGGCCGGCGCGATGCAAATGCTGCGGCGGGATGTCGTGCTGGAGGAAACGAACGCGCGCCTCATGGACATCGCCGTACGCGAAGCGACGCGGCTGGACGCCATCATTACGGAGTTCCTGCTCTATGCGCGGCCCCCGGCGCTCAATCTCAAGGAGTGCGATGTGAACGAGGTGCTGAGCGAAACGCTGGATTTGGTCCGTCATCAAGCGGCCTCGCGGACGGATATCCAGATCACTCCGCATCTGCGACCGGGCCCGATGACCGCCCGCGTCGACCCGGATCAGATCAAGCAGGTGTTCTGGAACCTGGCCACCAACGCCTTCGAGGCCATGCCGGCGGGCGGCCAGCTCACGATCTCGACGGGGCGTCGGTGGGTCGGGGCCGGCGCACGGAGCGGCGACGTGATCGAAATCGCCTTCCACGATACGGGGGAGGGCATCAAGAGCGACGCGCTGGACAAGATCTTCCTGCCGTTCTTCACGACCAAGAGAGATGGATCCGGACTTGGGCTGGCCGCCGTGCACCGGATCGTGGATCTGCACGGCGGCTGGATTCGAGTGGACAGCCAGGAGGGCAAGGGCTCGCGTTTCGTGGTGTGCCTGCCGGTGTCGGCCCAGGAGGGGCCGCGCCTCTGGCACGAAGGACGAGAACCATGGAGTAGGGAACCGTGGAAAAGATCCTGA
- a CDS encoding type II secretion system F family protein has product MAVFTYVGRTAQGVTKKGDVAAKTKEEAAAQLRQQRIVVSSLQEKKEGGKFGFGGGGITDRDVVIFTRQFGTMINAGLPLIQCLEILSTQSENKVFGKVIGEIKLDVEGGSTFADAIKKKPKAFDELYANMIHAGEIGGLLDTVLVRLAVHMEKAMKLKAQIKSAMVYPAAILGVSIIVIAVLMVWVIPIFAKMFTDLSGGKAGLPGPTQLVIDASDFVQAYIVYMVIGGAAGVSGLKKYYATPKGRYNIDKLALKIPVMGDLIRKASVAKFTRTLGTLISSGVPILEGLSITAKTSGNKVVEEVIIGARSSISEGKTVAEPLSKSDVFPKMVIHMISVGESTGALDTMLNKIADFYDDEVDAAVASLTALLEPMMMVFLGTTIGFIVVAMYLPIFKMASVVG; this is encoded by the coding sequence ATGGCTGTCTTCACGTATGTCGGGCGAACCGCGCAGGGCGTCACCAAGAAGGGTGACGTGGCCGCCAAGACGAAGGAGGAGGCGGCCGCACAGCTCCGCCAACAGCGCATCGTCGTGTCGTCCCTCCAGGAAAAAAAAGAAGGCGGCAAGTTCGGGTTCGGCGGCGGCGGTATCACCGACCGGGACGTGGTGATCTTTACCCGTCAGTTCGGCACCATGATCAACGCCGGGCTGCCCCTCATCCAGTGCCTGGAGATCCTTTCCACGCAGTCCGAGAACAAGGTGTTCGGAAAAGTCATCGGGGAAATCAAACTGGACGTGGAGGGCGGCTCCACGTTTGCCGACGCGATCAAGAAGAAGCCGAAAGCCTTCGACGAGCTGTATGCGAACATGATCCATGCCGGCGAAATCGGCGGGTTGCTGGATACGGTCCTGGTGCGCCTGGCGGTGCACATGGAAAAAGCCATGAAGCTCAAGGCCCAGATCAAGTCCGCGATGGTCTATCCGGCCGCCATCCTGGGCGTGTCGATCATCGTGATCGCCGTGCTGATGGTCTGGGTCATTCCCATCTTTGCCAAAATGTTCACGGATCTGTCCGGCGGAAAGGCCGGCCTTCCGGGGCCGACCCAGCTGGTCATCGACGCCAGCGATTTTGTGCAGGCCTATATCGTCTATATGGTGATCGGCGGGGCGGCCGGGGTGTCCGGTCTGAAAAAATATTATGCGACGCCCAAGGGACGCTACAACATCGACAAGCTGGCGCTCAAGATCCCGGTCATGGGAGACCTGATCCGCAAGGCCTCGGTGGCCAAGTTCACGCGGACGTTGGGCACCTTGATCAGCAGCGGCGTGCCGATTCTGGAGGGTCTCAGCATCACCGCCAAGACATCGGGCAATAAGGTGGTGGAGGAAGTGATCATCGGGGCGCGCAGCAGTATCAGCGAGGGGAAAACGGTGGCGGAACCCCTGTCGAAAAGCGATGTCTTTCCGAAGATGGTCATCCACATGATCTCTGTCGGGGAGTCCACCGGCGCCTTGGATACCATGCTCAACAAGATCGCCGATTTCTATGACGACGAGGTGGATGCGGCGGTGGCCTCGCTGACCGCACTCTTGGAACCCATGATGATGGTGTTTCTGGGCACTACGATCGGTTTTATCGTGGTCGCCATGTATTTGCCGATCTTCAAGATGGCATCGGTCGTCGGCTAG
- a CDS encoding CDP-alcohol phosphatidyltransferase family protein — translation MSANSVMNVPNSLTLLRILLVPVFVSLLGDQRFDAALVVLVIAGLTDSLDGTIARVANQQTKVGAYLDPLADKLLLTAGFVTLSLLHLVPVWVTILIVSRDLLLMTATLLARWTVQRVDISPSVWGKATTLFQLSYLLLVVALSSRRMDLQMLAPLLYLMVGVTFLSGGHYLYRYLFRGAVPVRTREA, via the coding sequence GTGTCTGCCAATTCGGTCATGAACGTGCCGAACAGCCTGACCCTCCTGCGCATTCTCCTCGTTCCGGTCTTCGTGAGCCTGCTCGGCGATCAGCGCTTCGACGCGGCGCTGGTGGTGTTGGTGATTGCCGGCTTGACGGACAGCCTGGACGGGACCATCGCGCGGGTCGCCAATCAGCAGACCAAGGTCGGCGCCTACCTGGATCCCTTGGCCGACAAACTGCTCCTGACCGCAGGGTTTGTGACCCTGTCCCTGCTCCACCTCGTGCCGGTCTGGGTGACGATCCTGATCGTCAGCCGCGATCTGCTGCTCATGACCGCCACGCTGTTGGCCCGGTGGACCGTCCAGCGCGTGGACATCTCTCCCTCGGTGTGGGGCAAGGCGACGACCCTGTTTCAACTATCCTATCTGCTCCTGGTCGTGGCCCTGTCCTCCCGCCGCATGGACCTGCAGATGCTGGCGCCGCTCCTCTATCTCATGGTCGGAGTCACCTTTCTCTCCGGGGGCCATTACCTCTATCGCTACCTCTTCCGAGGCGCGGTGCCTGTGAGGACGAGAGAAGCATGA
- a CDS encoding class A beta-lactamase-related serine hydrolase, which produces MDASDPIAGAMQSAVEAGVFPGAVLLVRFRGAVRYHRAFGLAATVPTPEPLHRDQIYDLASLTKPLATATALLCLVQDGRLDLDVTVQGYLPELQSCPVGRATIAHLLTHSSGLPAWCPFYERIAEQDKLQPGFLGSQAAKDYVLQLIGAEALAAPIGTKAIYSDLGFMLLSLLVERLVGRSLADFIRERVYGPINAEPLCFLPTTGGPARVAVETIAPTEDDPWRGRMLRGEVHDENAYALGGIAGHAGLFGTAEAVLAVSGCWLDAVTGKPSLLRADLARRFTSRQEIVPGSSWGLGWDSPSPPSSSGTKFSPKSFGHLGFTGTSLWVDPERELEVVLLSNRVHPTRKNDKIREFRPKIHDIIYKELVAEG; this is translated from the coding sequence ATGGATGCGTCCGATCCGATTGCCGGCGCCATGCAATCTGCGGTGGAGGCCGGTGTCTTCCCCGGGGCGGTGTTGCTGGTCCGGTTCCGGGGCGCGGTCCGGTACCATCGGGCCTTCGGCCTCGCAGCTACCGTGCCAACGCCGGAGCCGCTTCATCGTGACCAGATCTATGACCTGGCCTCGCTGACCAAGCCCCTCGCCACCGCCACCGCCCTCCTGTGCCTGGTTCAAGACGGGCGACTCGACCTGGACGTTACGGTCCAGGGCTATCTTCCTGAACTTCAAAGCTGTCCGGTCGGTCGGGCGACCATCGCGCACCTCTTGACCCACAGTTCCGGGCTTCCCGCCTGGTGCCCCTTTTACGAACGGATTGCCGAACAAGACAAGCTCCAGCCGGGTTTTCTCGGCAGCCAGGCGGCGAAGGACTATGTTCTGCAATTGATCGGAGCGGAAGCACTCGCGGCGCCGATCGGAACCAAAGCGATCTATAGCGATTTGGGGTTTATGCTCTTGAGCCTGCTGGTGGAACGGCTGGTCGGCCGGTCGCTGGCGGATTTCATCCGGGAGCGGGTCTATGGTCCGATCAATGCGGAACCGCTCTGCTTCCTGCCGACAACGGGAGGGCCTGCTCGTGTCGCGGTCGAGACGATCGCGCCGACGGAGGACGATCCCTGGCGGGGCCGGATGCTGCGGGGGGAAGTGCATGACGAAAATGCCTACGCGTTGGGGGGGATTGCCGGCCATGCAGGCCTGTTCGGGACAGCCGAGGCGGTGCTGGCCGTCTCCGGCTGTTGGTTGGATGCAGTGACGGGCAAGCCGTCCTTGCTGCGGGCGGACCTCGCGCGGCGGTTCACCAGCAGGCAGGAGATCGTGCCTGGATCGAGCTGGGGCTTGGGGTGGGACAGTCCCTCGCCGCCGTCCTCATCCGGCACGAAGTTCTCGCCCAAGTCGTTCGGCCACCTCGGATTTACTGGCACGTCCCTCTGGGTCGATCCGGAGCGGGAATTGGAGGTGGTCCTGCTGTCGAACCGCGTCCACCCGACGCGGAAGAACGACAAGATCCGGGAGTTTCGCCCGAAGATTCACGACATCATCTATAAAGAGCTGGTGGCCGAGGGCTGA
- a CDS encoding DivIVA domain-containing protein, with translation MKITPLDIQQMQFRTSLRGYSKREVDHFLEDLAQTVEGLTRENQALRDKLAATEEQLAVLKKSESTLSHALVTAQAFTDDLKQAAQRDAELIMKEAELKAAELVREAQAELAGTQREILDLRKQRLMAIERLRSTLRSFERMVEIEMGDEAHADQAEKLIGG, from the coding sequence ATGAAAATTACGCCGCTCGACATCCAGCAAATGCAGTTCCGGACCAGCCTGCGCGGTTATTCGAAGCGGGAAGTGGATCACTTCCTCGAAGATCTGGCGCAAACGGTCGAGGGGCTCACGCGCGAGAACCAAGCCCTGCGCGACAAATTGGCGGCCACCGAAGAGCAACTGGCTGTCCTCAAGAAGTCCGAATCCACCCTCAGCCACGCGCTGGTGACCGCGCAGGCGTTCACGGACGATCTCAAGCAGGCGGCGCAGCGGGATGCCGAGCTCATCATGAAGGAAGCGGAGTTGAAGGCGGCGGAGCTGGTCCGTGAAGCTCAGGCCGAACTTGCCGGCACCCAGCGGGAGATTCTGGACCTGCGCAAACAACGGCTTATGGCCATCGAGCGGCTGCGCTCGACCCTGCGTTCGTTTGAGCGGATGGTGGAGATCGAGATGGGCGACGAGGCGCACGCGGACCAGGCGGAAAAGCTGATCGGCGGCTGA
- a CDS encoding YggT family protein — protein sequence MFVAGNLLNAFATVVDYVLWLYMWVIIARALISWVNPDPWNPIVQFLDRATEPVLGPIRRKLGWRMGIDVSPIIAFLIIMFLQLAVVQTLKDFAARMH from the coding sequence ATGTTTGTCGCCGGCAATCTGCTCAACGCGTTCGCGACGGTCGTGGACTATGTGCTCTGGCTGTACATGTGGGTGATCATCGCGCGGGCCTTGATTTCCTGGGTCAACCCGGACCCGTGGAACCCGATCGTACAGTTTCTGGATCGCGCCACCGAGCCGGTCCTGGGACCGATCCGGCGGAAGCTTGGCTGGCGGATGGGCATCGACGTGTCGCCGATCATCGCGTTTTTGATTATCATGTTCCTGCAATTGGCCGTGGTGCAAACGCTCAAGGATTTCGCCGCCCGCATGCACTGA